A stretch of Glandiceps talaboti chromosome 18, keGlaTala1.1, whole genome shotgun sequence DNA encodes these proteins:
- the LOC144449511 gene encoding uncharacterized protein LOC144449511: MCSTRGWYLLTAITLVIALILFIVAVIITAVCSASNPVKECISPSEKTTLTTSYDITSTLGISMEIVMIFCTLRLYSLSHSVNFTSEIRVLSAWFTIMRSQSWARNRLCLLLIVMCYLLMLVTMSVRADDHVAAIKNAVITLQAVFLYFLLLVSNLHGPIGRFHPTRGVHPPSRHVTCLSFILFTFAAIIDLLHFARITLVETVAEWGNDDDDDDNDSFSIIGILGLTSHIALRLDFAQYFWEMAFVGFSKKLRIYGGENTVLRDIAADWIEADTNSQNADTRENNPTVIEPDSHIEDAPLLQRNQEGKSVTYGSGETPSTAAF, from the exons ATGTGCTCAACGCGTGGATGGTATCTGTTGACTGCCATCACCTTAGTGATTGCGCTCATACTGTTCATCGTGGCTGTCATCATCACAGCAGTTTGCTCGGCATCCAACCCTGTCAAGGAATGCATCTCTCCATCTGAGAAAACCACTCTGACAACCAGTTACGATATCACCTCAACATTGGGCATTTCCATGGAAATTGTCATGATATTCTGTACACTTCGTCTTTACTCTCTGTCGCACAGTGTTAATTTTACAAGTGAAATCCGAGTACTGAGCGCCTGGTTCACGATCATGAGAAGCCAGTCATGGGCGAGGAATCGTCTTTGTCTTCTCCTCATAGTCATGTGTTACCTTCTGATGCTGGTAACGATGTCAGTACGTGCTGATGATCACGTCGCTGCAATTAAGAACGCTGTTATAACGCTGCAGGCTGTTTTCTTGTACTTTTTGTTGCTTGTGTCCAATCTGCATGGTCCCATTGGCCGTTTTCACCCAACTCGAGGGGTTCACCCCCCTTCGCGGCACGTGACTTGCCTGTCGTTTATTCTGTTTACCTTTGCCGCTATTATTGATCTTTTACATTTCGCCCGTATCACATTGGTGGAGACTGTAGCGGAATGGGGtaacgatgacgatgacgatgacaacGACTCGTTCAGTATTATCGGAATTCTTGGACTTACATCGCATATAGCTCTCAG ATTGGATTTTGCTCAGTATTTCTGGGAGATGGCGTTTGTTGGATTCAGTAAAAAACTTCGGATTTACGGTGGAGAAAATACTGTTTTAAGAGATATTGCAGCAGATTGGATAGAGGCGGATACAAATTCACAAAATGCGGATACCCGTGAGAATAATCCTACTGTAATTGAGCCGGACTCACATATAGAAGACGCGCCCTTGCTACAGCGTAATCAAGAAGGGAAGAGTGTAACGTATGGTTCCGGTGAGACGCCATCAACGGCTGCTTTTTGA